A window of the Ipomoea triloba cultivar NCNSP0323 chromosome 14, ASM357664v1 genome harbors these coding sequences:
- the LOC116004525 gene encoding uncharacterized protein LOC116004525 — protein MDIVESIQSLVVQNPPGEDFSSADLNWTKFGSAEHQDEVALIPYDRVDAFIIGECSNVECPTRFHIERGRKRVEGSLKEYRPDEYLEYRMYWCSFGPENYGEGGGILPSRRYRLNTRNRAARPQSMRGCTCHFVVKRLYACPSLALLIFNNRRHVNKSGFVCHGPLDRDAIGPGAKKIPYICNEIQQQTMSMIYLGIPEENVLEKHIEGIQRYCNSDAKVNSLASQYVQKLGMIIKRSTHELDLDDQASIRMWVERNKKSVFIYQDPSEKDPFILGIQTEWQLQQMIRFGHRSIIAADSTFGIKKLKYPLCTVLVFDSRQHALPVAWIITQSIAKLDVSKWMKALFSRVHTTDPAWKANGFLIDDAAIETDPIREAFSCPLIFSLWRIRRSWLRNICKKCGTIEVQREIFKRLGDIVYSIWGGGDPVVALEELTRDFVDQTAFMQYFTSTWVPKIEMWLTTMKTFPLASQESSGAIEAYHVKLKAKLYDDSHLGALQRVDWLVHKLTTELHSSYWLDRYADESDSFQNVKEEYIASTSWYRALQIPDAAVSFESRQQSQHHFAKVLSQKDNNVTRLVWNPGSEFAHCDCEWSMQGNLCKHAIKVNMICGSIQGFRPSMSFQSFQEILMNLLKKPMDDSVALDLSTAWTQQMLDQIQKLVELNSSNNIGNIVNNMPLRWISRKHRTSRGKPTSALTLPPSSQNGAINSTARSKNRKRKRLSKIG, from the exons ATGGATATAGTTGAGTCCATTCAAAGTCTTGTTGTGCAAAACCCGCCAGGGGAAGACTTCTCATCTGCTGATTTGAATTGGACCAAGTTTGGAAGTGCAGAGCACCAAGATGAGGTTGCCCTTATTCCTTATGACCGTGTTGATGCTTTCATTATCGGAGAATGTTCTAATGTGGAATGCCCAACAAGATTCCACATTGAGAGGGGGAGGAAACGAGTTGAAGGGAGTTTAAAAGAATATAGGCCTGATGAATACTTGGAGTACAGGAT GTATTGGTGTTCATTTGGCCCTGAAAACTATGGAGAAGGAGGAGGTATATTACCAAGCCGAAGGTATCGACTCAACACTCGAAACCGTGCTGCTAGACCCCAATCTATGAGGGGATGTACATGCCATTTTGTGGTGAAGCGTTTGTATGCCTGCCCGTCCCTTGCACTCCTAATATTTAACAATAGGCGTCATGTCAACAAGTCTGGCTTTGTGTGCCATGGACCACTTGATAGAGATGCTATTGGACCTGGTGCTAAAAAGATCCCATATATTTGCAATGAGATTCAACAGCAAACTATGTCTATGATCTATCTTGGCATTCCTGAGGAAAATGTTTTAGAGAAGCACATTGAAGGCATTCAACGTTATTGTAATTCTGATGCAAAAGTTAATAGCCTTGCCTCACAGTATGTCCAAAAGCTTGGCATGATTATTAAACGTTCCACTCATGAATTGGATCTTGATGATCAAGCTAGCATTCGGATGTGGGTTGAACGAAACAAAAAATCTGTTTTCATTTATCAGGATCCATCAGAAAAGGACCCATTCATCTTAGGAATTCAAACTGAGTGGCAGTTGCAACAAATGATTCGCTTTGGTCATCGTAGTATTATAGCAGCTGATTCTACATTTGGAATAAAGAAACTCAAG TATCCCTTGTGCACAGTTCTTGTTTTTGACTCAAGGCAACATGCACTTCCTGTTGCATGGATCATCACCCAAAGTATTGCGAAGTTAGATGTAAGCAAATGGATGAAAGCTTTGTTTAGTCGTGTACACACAACTGATCCAGCATGGAAAGCCAATGGGTTTTTGATTGATGATGCCGCAATAGAGACTGATCCAATAAG GGAGGCATTTTCTTGTCCTTTAATATTTTCCCTTTGGCGTATTCGTAGATCTTGGTTGAGAAATATTTGTAAGAAATGTGGTACTATTGAAGTGCAAAGGGAGATATTTAAGCGCCTAGGTGATATAGTTTACAGCATTTGGGGTGGAGGTGATCCGGTTGTTGCTTTAGAGGAACTCACTCGAGACTTTGTTGATCAAACTGCCTTTATGCAATATTTTACATCTACTTGGGTGCCTAAAATAG AAATGTGGCTAACTACAATGAAGACATTTCCACTTGCAAGCCAGGAATCATCTGGTGCAATAGAAGCATATCATGTAAAACTGAAAGCAAAACTGTACGATGATTCACATCTGGGTGCGTTACAGAGAGTTGATTGGTTGGTCCACAAGTTGACAACTGAGCTGCATTCAAGCTACTGGCTTGACCGATATGCCGATGAGAGTGATTCATTCCAAAATGTCAAGGAAGAATATATTGCTTCTACGTCATGGTATCGAGCACTGCAAATTCCTGATGCAGCTGTATCCTTCGAAAGTAGACAACAATCACAACACCACTTTGCTAAGGTTTTAAGTCAAAAAGACAACAACGTTACACGCCTTGTTTGGAATCCTGGATCTGAATTTGCTCATTGTGATTGTGAATGGTCAATGCAAGGAAACCTTTGCAAGCACGCCATCAAGGTCAATATGATATGCGGAAGTATTCAGGGCTTTCGACCTTCCATGTCATTTCAGTCATTCCAAGAGATTTTAATGAATCTATTGAAAAAGCCAATGGATGACTCAGTAGCACTTGATCTCTCAACAGCGTGGACACAGCAGATGCTTGATCAGATTCAAAAGCTTGTTGAGTTGAATAGTTCCAATAACATAGGCAACATAGTTAACAATATGCCTTTGAGATGGATTTCTAGGAAACACAGAACATCCCGTGGCAAACCAACATCAGCACTTACTCTGCCCCCTAGTTCTCAGAATGGTGCAATAAATTCTACTGCACGTAGCAAGAATAGAAAGCGGAAAAGATTGTCAAAGATAGGCTGA